GCTGGCGGGGAGTCGCTGACCACCGGTCAGGGTGTAGCGCTCGACCGAGTCTGGAGCGTTACCTGGTTCCGGCCAATATTCCTGCACAGGCGTCCCGTCTCGCATGAGCCCCTTGAACTCAAGAAAGCCCGGTATATCCAGACGCCCGTCCGAGGCGTAGTCTCCAGTCTTGAGAATGATCCGTTCCGAACATACACTTCCCCCGTCGAAATATTGGGTCCGCTCAAGCACAGCGGTTTCGATGACAAAGTGGCCACTTTGTCGTGCGAGTTCCGTAACGGACAGCAACTCCTCCGTCCTGACGGGTATGGTGTTCTGATCTATTACGGGGGGAGGTGCCAGAAGCCTCTCGTCTCTCGAATCACGCCAGCCGCGCCGTCGGCTGCTTGCCTCACTGGCGTGAGTGACCTGAATGGTATACCTGCGCGGCAGGCAGCCGAATTCGGGGTCGAGCCAGAACGTGAAAATTCTCCCATTCCACTCCCCTGTAATTTCATGGCACGGGTGCCCGTCAACCTCGACCAATTGGCCTTTGTCTGCCAATGCCTTGTACCCAAAACCGAAGCGACCCGGTGGTCCACACAGCCGATCAAGATAATTGAGCAGGGGAAGGCGGATGTATGGGCCGCGGCCAAACCCATGGCGGATACTCAATTTACCCGCCACTGCTACTTCATCACTTACCGTCAAGTCGAATTCGAACTCGCGTCGCTCTTCATCCAGATACACGGTACGCGTCTTACGGTCGCCGTCGGGAGACTGCCGGAACCGCTCGGTCCCGTATCGCTCGCCGTCGCTGAGGACCAGCCACTGGTCCACCACGCGCCCCGAGCGTAATGCGGGCCCGTCTTTCTCCAACCGCCAGGTCACCTCCGCCTCGATCCGGTTTCCGATGCTGGCCCCCGATTCCAACAAGAAGTTGGAACGCATACGTTCGAACATCTGGGCGGGTTCCGTCACCTGGGCGTCCGATCGGAAACAGCATAGAAAGACCAGGGCAACGACATTCCCCCATCGCGCCAGCACTGCCAATCGGGCATGACCCTCCCGGCGTGAACCATCATTCATCCGTTTGACCAGAAACACGTTCACCATTCCTCCATCCTCCGCGCGGATTTCGAATCCTCGCGCGGCTGCCCGATTCGACGTCTGTTCTCCCCGAAGGGAATAGGGGTCGACTCCGGTTCGATGATAGCAGTTGAACATCGATCCGAGAAAGTGTGGGACCCGTCGCTTTCCCTCCGGCAATGTTCACGGGCAAACGGACCATCGCGGCCCGATCATCCACGGAAAATCTCCTCCCGGTAGTGTATTCCCCGCGATGGGTTGATCAAGTCGCCGATCAGTACCTCTTTATCCGCGCCGATCCGCCGGACTATTGCGCCAACCACTGAACGCAGTCCGCGCTGAGGACCCCGCCGGCATCGGGACTGCCGACAATTTCAACCGTCCCGCCGCCCGCCGCGATATCGTACAGACCGAGGTTCACAAAGGGCGCGAGCGCTCCCTGAGAGGCGCGCTGGTCCAGATGCAATTCGACCACTCCGCTGGCGGTATGAACCCGCACGAGCGCCCGCACCGCCCGATTCGGATTGGCCGAGTAGGACAGTCGGATCTCATAGCGACCCGGAGCCAATGACCCGGGGTTAAATCGAGCCATATTTTCGGAGCTGGCCGCGTTGTCGTCGTGCACATAATCGAGTCCCACAAAGGGTCCCGCGCTCACGGATGGCTTCCAATTCCCGATGAGTTCGGCGCGGTCATTGTCCATCACTACGCCGGGCAGATCCGAGGCCCGCAGCCAGTCGGGGTTGGCCTCGTCCTCGTGGAGAATGGCCCCAAGACTCCGAAGTTTCGCCTGCAACGCGGTGACGTCGATATCCTGGACGGGGGTATTCCCTTCGCGCGCCAAAGCTGCGGCTATGCCGAGGGCCTGGCCAATGATCATGTACTGGGGCTCCATACGCATGCTGGAATAGGCCACATGGGAGGCGGAAAAGGCACAGCCCACGAGCAGATTCTCGCATTCCGCCGCCTGCGGCACAAAGGAACAATAGGACATGTCGTAGGGCCGCACGCCGACCTGCATATCGCCCTCGTTGAGGGTGGAGGGTGTGCCGTCGGGCCAGTGGGGCGATGCGGTGGCCGGAAGACGCTGGACATGATGCGAGTCGGAGTTGTAAGAGGCCATGCCGATGCTGTCGTCTTTCCGGCGGTTCTCTTGCAGATCGCTCTGGCGCGTGACATAGCTCCCGACCATACGCCGGGCTTCGCGCACGTAGAGCTGGTGCGGCCAGTTGTCGGTATCGGTAAACTCATCTTTCGCCAGGCCCCAGGAGCGCACTTCGGCCTGGAGCTCGGCGGGCACGCCCGCATCGTGGGCGAGAAAGTAAAAAAAGCCCTTCACGTAACGCTCGTGGTCCGCCCAGATTGCCGCCTGTTCTTCGTAGCTCCCCTCGGGATAACCCCAGCTTGCGCCGATGTAGTCTGTAGAAATGGGGCCGTTGTTGTTGGTGTCCGTCTTGCCGCCGGGCATGGCGATGGGATTGCACAACTCGGCGAATTTCGTCTCCGGGCGCGCCGCGAGATAGCGCCGCAGCAGTTCCCATTGCGCCGGGTCGAAGCCCTCGGGTCGGGGCCAGGCCACACGGTTCTTGGGATTCTGGGTCATGCAGAGCCGGAAGTTGTAGGCCTGAACCTTTTGGTCAGCCGAACCCGGCGCGCCCCCTTCGCCGGTGAAGACTAGCGGCAACAAATTGCCCGCGTCATCCCGCGGATTCACCGGCACGGAGAACTGGTGCTTGTCGCTGTATTCGATGCGACCCGCAAGGCTTTCGCCATAAGCATCCCGCCCTTCCCGGCCCCACGTGTATGAAACACCCGCCCGGGGAAGTAGATCGCCTTCGTAGGAGCAATCGATGAATACTTCGGCGGTGAATCGCGCGCCGCTCTCCAGCGTGATCGCGGCGATGCGCCCCCCCTCCTTCTCCACGGCGTCGAGACGACTCCCGAAAAAGACGTCAACCCGCGCCTCGCGCAACCATCGCCGCAACACACGCTCGGCCTGATGGGGCTCGAAATACCACGAGATCGGTTCGCCATAGAGTTCGCCGAGCTCCTCATAGAAGTCGCGGGCCATCCCGCCGATGACCTGCGTTCGGCCGAAGTCCGTGGCCCCGAGGCCGCCGCTGGTCATGCCGCCCACATGGTGGCGCGGCTCGATGAGGGCGACGGAGCCCCCCTCGCCGGCGGCAGCCACCGCCGCCGCCACGCCCCCGGCCGTAGCGCCATAGACCACCACGTCAAAATCCCGTTGGGGCGGTGTAGCAAGCGCGGAGAAGGCCGGGAGTAGGATCATTAGACCAAGAATCGTGTTGGTAGATTTCATTGCCTTGCTTTCACGCGCAGTGTCGCAGTGGGTAACGCACTGTGTGCTTGCGTCCATTTACACTTCAGCCTAACCGATATTTTTCCCACGGATGGACTCAGATGAACACAGATGGGATCGAAGTTACTTTCGGCTTTGGGACGCCTCTCCAAGATACACTTGCAGGTCGCATGGCCACGCTTCCAGATGTAT
This region of Candidatus Hydrogenedentota bacterium genomic DNA includes:
- a CDS encoding FAD-dependent oxidoreductase, encoding MKSTNTILGLMILLPAFSALATPPQRDFDVVVYGATAGGVAAAVAAAGEGGSVALIEPRHHVGGMTSGGLGATDFGRTQVIGGMARDFYEELGELYGEPISWYFEPHQAERVLRRWLREARVDVFFGSRLDAVEKEGGRIAAITLESGARFTAEVFIDCSYEGDLLPRAGVSYTWGREGRDAYGESLAGRIEYSDKHQFSVPVNPRDDAGNLLPLVFTGEGGAPGSADQKVQAYNFRLCMTQNPKNRVAWPRPEGFDPAQWELLRRYLAARPETKFAELCNPIAMPGGKTDTNNNGPISTDYIGASWGYPEGSYEEQAAIWADHERYVKGFFYFLAHDAGVPAELQAEVRSWGLAKDEFTDTDNWPHQLYVREARRMVGSYVTRQSDLQENRRKDDSIGMASYNSDSHHVQRLPATASPHWPDGTPSTLNEGDMQVGVRPYDMSYCSFVPQAAECENLLVGCAFSASHVAYSSMRMEPQYMIIGQALGIAAALAREGNTPVQDIDVTALQAKLRSLGAILHEDEANPDWLRASDLPGVVMDNDRAELIGNWKPSVSAGPFVGLDYVHDDNAASSENMARFNPGSLAPGRYEIRLSYSANPNRAVRALVRVHTASGVVELHLDQRASQGALAPFVNLGLYDIAAGGGTVEIVGSPDAGGVLSADCVQWLAQ